One segment of Panicum virgatum strain AP13 chromosome 1K, P.virgatum_v5, whole genome shotgun sequence DNA contains the following:
- the LOC120653724 gene encoding myosin IC heavy chain-like, whose amino-acid sequence MAGCRGRASPPRHGPPVGATHRPHPWHGVARLAGAGRPASRPRGRLRQGPPGRGGVQPGRSAAGAARAGAARRGPPGRAQHGHGEGGQAEASVAAARRRDAAAAHERPHPVADDKA is encoded by the coding sequence ATGGCCGGCTGTCGGGGCCGcgcttcgccgccgcgccatggccctcCTGTCGGGGCCACGCATCGACCTCACCCGTGGCACGGCGTGGCGAGGCTGGCCGGGGCGGGGCGCCCCGCGTCGAGGCCTCGAGGGCGGCTGCGGCAAGgcccgccggggcggggcggggtgcAGCCAgggcggagcgcggcgggggcggccagggcgggcGCCGCGCGACGAGGTCCGCCGGGGCGGGCGCAGcatggccacggcgagggcggccaggccGAGGCCTCTGTGGCAGCAGCGAGGAGGCGGGATGCGGCGGCCGCACATGAGAGGCCGCACCCGGTGGCCGATGATAAGGCATAG
- the LOC120651735 gene encoding defensin Tm-AMP-D1.2-like: protein MALSRRMAAPVLFVVVLLAVAASETATARVVADETHCLSQSHTFKGMCFSSENCASVCKSENFPSGECKMHGATRKCFCKVVC, encoded by the exons ATGGCGCTGTCTCGCCGCATGGCCGCACCCGTCCtcttcgtcgtcgtcctcctcgccgtcgctgcCTCAG AGACGGCAACTGCGAGGGTGGTCGCAGATGAGACGCACTGCCTGTCACAGAGCCACACGTTCAAGGGCATGTGCTTCAGCAGCGAGAACTGCGCCAGCGTGTGCAAGTCGGAGAACTTCCCCAGCGGCGAGTGCAAGATGCACGGCGCCACCAGGAAGTGCTTCTGCAAGGTGGTCTGCTAG